The stretch of DNA CGCCGAACCAGCCGTTTCACCTGACGGCGGCCTCGCTCCCTACCGTCGCTCGGACCGCCGCAGGTGAATAGCAGCGTTGGGCACCATCTGCCACGTCGATAGGGGGATTACATGATTGAAGAGGAAATCGCAAAGTTGCCGGAGTTAAGGGAAGTCGGACTAGCACTTGTGCAAGTCGCTCGGTCACTTTTCCAGCCATACGCTTTGAGCCGAACGACAGTCACACAACACCAGCACTGATGGTATTTCACTGGAGGCTGCCCGGTAATGCCGCTAAACTCTCACAACATTCCGCAAAGACACTACCGGCTGGTCAATGGAGCTGCGATGAAAGCAATGCAACACTTGAAGTCGGTTGTAGTGATCGCAAGCGTTCTCAGCGTCGCGCAAGTCTGGGCCGCGAGTCCGGAGCCTTGGCCGTGCCAGGCCGACGCGCAAGCCTGGTGCAAAGACGTCCAACCTGGCGAAGGGCGAATCATTGCGTGCCTCAAGCAACACTTTTCAGAGCTTTCAGCCGCTTGCCGCGGCAGCTTAAGCGCCAGTGCCAAGACTGCAGCCGCTCGCGGAATCTTTGTGTGGCCCACTAACTGGATGATCAAGAACGGCGACTTCGACAAAGCCATCGCGGTTCCAGGGGTCGATGGCATTGGCGTGCACTTCACCTGGGCGGAAATCTCGCCGGCGTTCAAGACCTACGACTTCGCCGCCATGGATCGCCAGCTCGCGGTCGCGCGGTCGCACCATCTGGCGGTAGAGCTCTCAGTCGCGGCCGGCAAAGGCAATCCGGAGTGGCTGTTCGAGAAGCCTCCGCTCGGCCTGGGTCTCCGGCGCCTCGATTTTGCCGTGAACTACCACGGCGGCAACGAACCCTGCCAGAAGGTTTCGATGCCTCCACCTTGGGATTCCGGCTACCAGGCGGCATTCGCCGGCATGTTGGCGCAGCTGGCCGCTCACCTGCGCGAGACGGGCTATGACCGCGACGTGGCCGTCATCAAGCTCACGGGCAT from Candidatus Methylomirabilota bacterium encodes:
- a CDS encoding cysteine rich repeat-containing protein, coding for MKAMQHLKSVVVIASVLSVAQVWAASPEPWPCQADAQAWCKDVQPGEGRIIACLKQHFSELSAACRGSLSASAKTAAARGIFVWPTNWMIKNGDFDKAIAVPGVDGIGVHFTWAEISPAFKTYDFAAMDRQLAVARSHHLAVELSVAAGKGNPEWLFEKPPLGLGLRRLDFAVNYHGGNEPCQKVSMPPPWDSGYQAAFAGMLAQLAAHLRETGYDRDVAVIKLTGIQTLTEELGLPGATPAESRSPCVTDHPRIWQEAGYRPSLVVQAMKGIAASYQRSFPDTMVTLPIIVLFAFPPIGEDGRPMPRAKAVGINDRLLDDLVRTAAQGLLGHLVVQDCFLIADEPADQRTVGLARANNVPVAWQTNIWFGKYGKGAACGGRGKGFLERMQNAIPCDEQSFLQMLRRGMYPQGGTGPSANGLFIEVFPSDVVAFSSAIKTAHDEWKR